The Arachis ipaensis cultivar K30076 chromosome B10, Araip1.1, whole genome shotgun sequence DNA window TTGGGAAACGAGGGATAATTAAGACACCAAGTATGTAATACAAACGGTTACACTACCAAGCAAGATGAACCGTTGATTTACAAGGCAAAAAACTCCTCAGATCTAACGGATGGGGACAACTTGAAGTATAGGCCAGATGTCACGTCCATTTATGATGGAACACGAAAaggttttacaaaaaaaaaaaatttcaactctTCCTTTCTTAGGCAGGTCAGGTTTCGCTTGGGGGATTATGTCCTCAACCGACGTCGTAATGGCCAAACGAACAAAAGCTCAACCTGCCTTTTAGGCAAGTCAAGTTTGGGGGCTGTGATATGGGGGTTATACCTCGGCCATCAGTTCTACAATCTCAGCCATAAGCATTAAACAGCTCGAAATGGGAATATCTGAGGCAAGAATATCGTGGTAACAGTCAACAAACATTCAAAAGCAGTATCTTCCCTTATGAGAAAAGCGGAAAAAGATATTGATCGAGGATCACTACCACCTCTATAAATCCAAAGCTGGAATAAACAGAATAACGTCGGAATAACAAGATACAATCACTCTCTACTGATTTTTTTATATTCCTAaatactgacttgagcgtcgaagTGTTTTTTGTAGGTACTCTTCTCCTTGGTATTCATTTCAGCCGACGTATAGATCGACCAGCATCAACGAGGACAGAAGGAAAATTTCATAACTCGGTCGTGATACTCTGACAAGtaattatatataatattgatttgaataaaaataatatttgagactatgattaaataaaaatattacgcTATTAGTTAATGATGTTACTAGTTAACGAATATGTTATGTTACTAGTTCACAGACATATTAAAACTAATAAATAGGGATGACAAAACTTTCCGAGACACGGGGATCCTTGCTGGAACTGTCCCGAATAGGAATCCAACTCTGGAAAAAATTTTTCGCAGGGATggaaataggggacaaaatttctCCGAGGCAGGCACGAGGACCCGAGCGGAGATCCCCTCCCCGTCCCCGCTAATCCTCGAAAcacaaaacatatatatatagaaacccaaaactcctaatcctcatttgcataatccttcttcaattcagagatccctaacGCTGTCCATACTCCATACTCTATCCAACCTCTCTGTTGCCACCCCCTTGCCACTCTCCCTTGTCActgcatcgtcacacctcaccgtgccatcacccttaccgcATCGTGCTCTCTATTTGTGGCGTTCCTTTTTgtaactctgccgtcgtgtccaTTTTTCCCTGTGTTGCTGCGTCTCCCACTTCGTCTACTGCTCTGTCCTCTGGCTCGCCATTACGTCCCTCCACTGCGTCATTTCGAAAGAAATTACCATCTTGtcgtttagactttttgtataaaatcttactGTTTTTGTATATGATGGATACTTGCGGCTCTATttatatggaaattaataattagttagaaataTCAGATAGATAGGAAATGGGGTCTCCGCGGAAAATGGGGCCCTGTGGagaatggggatggggagcaatattcccCCACAGCGGAAAACGAAGACGGGGGCGGAGAGCAAATCTaggggcggggatggggagcagggagggATTCCCCCGCCCCGCCCTGTCTTGTTGACATCCTTACTAATAAAGTCACAAAATTACGAAATTGTCAAATCATAGCATTAAACACACACATTAAAAGCAGTAAAGTTACGTTTGTTTATAGGGACAGGACACTGAGACACAAAATTGTGTTTAACTGATAAGACATAGACAGAAACATTGTATCAAGAGACATTGAATTAATGTATTTTGTGTTCATCCTGACAGAAAGGACACAGAAACACTAATAAGGgatacaacttatttttcattttttcttttattattcttgttaattttttataattatattttttattattatatatatattttttaatttttgaataaaaaaatgagaataaattatatttttataatttgttctattTTATCACCAAATAGACAAGAACACTAAATCTTGTATTTCTGTTTTTTATGCCTTATTTTTCATATCTTGTCTTCTCCTGTTTTCAAAAACAAACCAGCCTAAGTGTCTAAATTATTACctcataagataaaaaaaaaaaaaatttaacgaaTAACTTTTTCTCAATATACTATCACCTAAAATACTACTAACTTAAGTATCGAAATATTTTACAGGTCCGACTTAATTCCAATGTTGTAAGATTAGGATTTCCAAATCTTATTAGCTAGCCACTTCAGCAAAAAGTACGAACAAATACTATATTAATTTTTTGAATCCCGTTAGGGAGACAAtagactatttgtacaatgtgtacaatgggttattgagttacaaaatgaacattcccatactatctagaataatcatccgagtactagggataataaacatctttccaaaaaattaaattaattttgggtTTACCaaagatcgaactcttgacctttcggatctaacGTTCTAACACCATATCATGATACCACTCTTCCCAAAAACTTCAGCTAATGGAAAAATGTAacattaatggttatatctctaatactccataaacctccattgtacacattgtacaagtATTCCATTGACTCCTTGTACTTTTCCTATTAATTAAAGCCACGGGCAGCCAGAGGAAGCTCATCTCAAATGGTCGGTCCCCTTGCACTTTCTAAAATTAGATCCTCCGCGTTGAATTTATCAATGGAATGGTATGCATAACTTTAAAgtcaaaatacatatataaaatatgAACAAAGAAAATATTACTCAGCCCTGCGGGCCTGAAATGGAAACCACGTGGTCATTCCCTGTGTGGAATCATACATTCTGGGTTCCATATTAAATCCTAAGACTTGGTGGCCGGTTTTGTGCTATATGCCTGATTTTGGGGTGTGAAAATCTTATAAAGAGAAAGTACGATAATGTTAATTGGGATGCAAGCATGTATCATCAGTTCATCACGGGCCAGAATCGAAGGTGTGTTGATGAAGAATATTGTGGCTTGTAACTTGCAATGCAAGTAACACGGTGAGAACCCACGTTTGTCTTGCGCAGTATGCCAGTGTGGAATATCTAGCTAGCTATACTTAACATGAAGTGCATATGCAACTAATAATCTTCACCAACTTtctaaactagtttcaaggaagTTGAACGgaactattttttaatttttttttattttactagtttAAAATGTTAATTTACTCGTTTAAAATCGAAATCGGACTAAAAGTAATTCGAAGCAAACGATTTAACGAAGAAGCACGCGATAAATGGTACAAAATAAAATACTAAGCATTCAATAAACCCAACACGACGGGaataaataaaacattaaatCCCGAAAAGAAACGAGAACAAAACTGTAAAAAGTGTTACAAATACTGAGGTACCAACCTCAAAATACTTAAAAAATAAGTAAAGAAAAATTCTATGTAAATTATAAAATGGAAACAACATTCTCATCCATGACTTTCTTAAAGGCATCGACTTCGGAGACATCTAAGTCGGGAGCCTTCAGTTTAATTTGCTCCTTGATATTTGTCTCGGCATCAAACACACCATCGATAGCCGCTTGCTCGGCCCTCCAAATGGCAAGATGAAGTTCCTCAATATTTTTCATTAGTTCGGAAACCTGCTTCTTTAAGGTTGTCTCACTCAAATTCAAAGTAGTTTGAgctgatttcaaaattttcaccTCATCTTTCAAAAAAGAAGTTTGCATAGCCGGAAGAGGAGTAATTGAGTTATTGAGTTCCTTAACTTggtcaattttaaattttattctaaattctaaatcttctaaaaataaaaatttaaaagataattttataataaaaaattaattaatattaactaattaaaaaataatttcctATAGTTGTTAGTTTTGATCTCATGATATCATAGCAGGCCTTTTGTCTCGAGAAAATTGTGGGAGTTTTGCAGTTTAAgacaatattatttattattgttgaATTATTCAGAGAATTGTGAGTTATTCAAAGACCAAATTTATGGTTAGTTGCTAGAGATATGTTACAATTCAAATTCATATTAGATGTTTCCTTATATAATATAATAGTCGTCTAatctaattataattattttcacTTGTTTTAAACCTAGAGTTTTAATAGAAATCGGaaaaaggaaagaaggaaagTGGTGGTAGGATCGAAGCATAGGGCGTAGAAATTGGTCAAAAGTATAATGTGAATCGGCTGGAAAGCTCAACATTCCAAACATGGGGTCGCCTCGTCGCAGTGGGATACATTAATAAGTCAATGATTAATCACTATTATAATTTAAGCAAGTGCTTTTTAAGAGTATTCGAAGAGTTATAACTTATATAAATTATTTCTTTTTTGGGTGAtcgaaataaattaaacaaagaactTATATAAATCATTTAATTCTTGGAAAAGAATTTGTATTTTTATCTAAGAATCTGAATTCTGAACCTAACTTTTAGTCGTGCAAAAAAAAGTAGTTTATTATAAGGAGGAATatcgaaaaaaaagaaataaaaagttaTAATAGTAGAATAAACAATAAAGACTAAAAAAGTCAGTATGGTACACCTTCCTCTTATGACTATTTTATGAAGACTATGACGTTTTCTTCCATTTTCAACTTTGTTCTGATGTTCTCCAATCTTCGCACGGCGTCTTCACCAACCGTAACAACAACACTACCGCCATCACAGTTTCCTCCCACGCTCTCTCTTCCCCTAAAACCGTGTTCCCTTCGGAATCCACATCCCTCAAAAACCTTCTCATTTACAACACTGTTTCTCTCTGTTTTTTCATAGTTTCAGCCGACACTCTTGAAACTTGAACCTCCTCCTCTTCGCATTCTCCATTTATTATTAATCATTTCCTTTCATTCTTCTCAATTCCCTTTGAATTCTGGACCGCTTTTATGGCTACTGTGTTTTACCAACACGTGTCTATTCTGTTTTTgctctgtttcttcttcttcctctgttTCTGTGCTATGTTTTCTGCTGCAGCTGCCAGGTCCAGCATCACAACCGCTCAGTTCATTAGGAACCGTGACAATCTCGTCTCAGATGGAAACAACTTCGAAATGGGTTTCTTCACTTATGATAATTATAACAACACTTACGTTGGGATTTGGTACTACACCATTCCTCAACCATACGTCATATGGGTCGCTAACAGAGACTACCCCATCAAAGGCGATGGTGGCGCTATAACTATCCAACAAGATGGAAACTTGGTTATCTTCGATGAACAAAAGCGCAAAGTATGGTCAAGTAATGTCACGATTTCTGCGAATAACAAGACCACTGAAGCTGTTCTTGGTGATGATGGAAACCTCGTACTTACACTCACAGATTCTGGGAAAAAGGTATGGCAGAGCTTTGAGGATCCAAGCGATACGTATTTACCGGGTATGAAGGTTCCAGCGAATCCTTCAAAGGGGAAGAAGAACTTTGTCTTCACTTCATGGAAATCAGCCAAGGACCCTTCAACTGGGAAATACACAATGGGGGTTGATCCTGAGAGTTTGCCTCAGATTGTGGTTTGGGAAGCAGGGGAAAGAAGGTGGAGGAGTGGTTACTGGAATGGAGGAGTCTTCACTGGTGTGGACATGACAGGAAGCGTGCTAGAGGGTTTCACTATTAACAAAGGCGATAAAAGCTCTTACTTTTCTTATAGCGTGCCCAATGGTAGTGATAAGGTAAGGTTTCAGATAACTTGGGATGGGTATGAGAAAGAGTTGAAGTGGGATCCTTCTCAGAAACAATGGAATGAGACACAGAGAGGGCCTTCTAATGATTGTGAGGTTTACAACAAGTGTGGTAGTTTCTCAGCTTGTGATATTAGTTCAGGTTCACCTGTTTGTAAGTGCTTAAAAGGGTTTCAACAAAGAggtggtgttggtggtgggtGTAAGAGGGTGACACCACTCAAAGCTGAAAAGACAACCTCTGAGGTTGGTGTCAAAGAAGATGGATTCCAGAGGCGTCGCTGCATGAGGCTGCCCGATTTTGCGCAGCAAGGAAACCCCCTTGGCGCTGACAACTGTGAGAGCTTTTGCTTGAAGAATAGTTCTTGCACTGCTTATGCTAATGTTAGTGGGATTGGGTGCATGGTTTGGTATGGGGAGTTGGTTGATCTTCAAGATTTTAGAGGAAATGTAGGAGAAACACTTTTCATTCGTTTAGCTGCTTCTGATTTAGGTAAGGTAAAACAATCCTCTTAGTTGTTTGTTTCCATTGATCAATGTGTCCAATTTTGATTTGAATTATTAGTACTACTTTCTATATAAGGTTATTGAGAAACTGCCTCAACTGGTCTTAGCTTCACTATCAGACCTAATATCTTGAATTTGGTATCAGGGAGAAACCATATTCTAACCCAATATATTGTTTCTACCATGTAAAATTTAATAAGAACGAATCAGAATGATAATTCTTAAGTCTAGCCACTAACATTGGTTTCATTTACTTTTTGGCTGTTAATTTTATTATCTAGACAATTATGAGAAGGACAGAATTTCTAAATCTCTCACAAGCGTCTAATTACATATGGCTTCTATTTCTTCAGTTACAGATGATGGAGGGAAAAAGAACAAGATTGTGATAGTAACAGCTATTATAGCAGGATTAATCTCTATAGGGATTTTTGTATTTATAGTATGGAGGTGCAAGGCAAAACTCAAACTCAAAGGTAAGATATTTGACCTCCTAATTATTTCTAAAACTCTTTGATGAATGACAAAGGTATAATATGCTGTTTTAGATGTTAACTTCATATGTGTTGCATTTTTATCTCCTCCCTTATTTTTGGCTGCAGTTTCGTCCGCTTCATGTCGCAAGAATAGTGATGTAATACCAATTTATGATGCAAGCAAGAGTAAAGAGATGTCGACAGAATTTTCAGCATCAGCTGATCTTAGTTTGGAGGGTAATGAGCTAAGTGGACCAGAACTTCCACTTTTCAATTTTAATTGCATTTCCATAGCCACAGACAACTTTTCACAAGGAAATAAGCTTGGGGAAGGGGGTTTCGGTCCTGTTTATAAGGTAAAAGTTCTTCTGTTAATCTTATAATTTTAGGAATATAATAACTATATAAGGCTTCAAAGATCTAATAAAAGTTGTTTATTCCATTTACCAGGGAAAGCTTCCAAGTGGAGAACAAATAGCTGTCAAAAGGCTTTCAAGACATTCCTGCCAAGGTTTGGAGGAGTTCAAGAATGAAATGATGCTGATAGCCAAACTACAACACAGAAATTTGGTTAGACAAATGGGTTGCTCTATTCGCGGTGAAGAAAAATTGCTTGTATATGAGTACATGCCGAACAAAAGCTTGGATCGCTTTTTATTTGGTAAGTTAATAAGTTTCTTCATTGAAAACCATTATGGAAAGCAATTATCAGCACACTTTATTAACAATTTTGCTCTTTCTGGTAAACATGACAGATCCGGTCAAGCAAACAGAGTTAGACTGGGCAAGACGCTATGATATAATTGAAGGCATTGCAAGAGGACTACTTTATCTACATCGAGATTCAAGACTAAGAATAATTCATCGAGATCTAAAAGCAAGCAATATTTTATTGGACGAAAACATGAA harbors:
- the LOC107621497 gene encoding G-type lectin S-receptor-like serine/threonine-protein kinase B120 isoform X3, producing MATVFYQHVSILFLLCFFFFLCFCAMFSAAAARSSITTAQFIRNRDNLVSDGNNFEMGFFTYDNYNNTYVGIWYYTIPQPYVIWVANRDYPIKGDGGAITIQQDGNLVIFDEQKRKVWSSNVTISANNKTTEAVLGDDGNLVLTLTDSGKKVWQSFEDPSDTYLPGMKVPANPSKGKKNFVFTSWKSAKDPSTGKYTMGVDPESLPQIVVWEAGERRWRSGYWNGGVFTGVDMTGSVLEGFTINKGDKSSYFSYSVPNGSDKVRFQITWDGYEKELKWDPSQKQWNETQRGPSNDCEVYNKCGSFSACDISSGSPVCKCLKGFQQRGGVGGGCKRVTPLKAEKTTSEVGVKEDGFQRRRCMRLPDFAQQGNPLGADNCESFCLKNSSCTAYANVSGIGCMVWYGELVDLQDFRGNVGETLFIRLAASDLDDGGKKNKIVIVTAIIAGLISIGIFVFIVWRCKAKLKLKAAVSSASCRKNSDVIPIYDASKSKEMSTEFSASADLSLEGNELSGPELPLFNFNCISIATDNFSQGNKLGEGGFGPVYKGKLPSGEQIAVKRLSRHSCQGLEEFKNEMMLIAKLQHRNLVRQMGCSIRGEEKLLVYEYMPNKSLDRFLFDPVKQTELDWARRYDIIEGIARGLLYLHRDSRLRIIHRDLKASNILLDENMNPKISDFGLARIFGGNQNEGNTTRVVGTYGYMAPEYAMEGLFSVKSDVYSFGVLLLEIVSGRRNTSFRHSDDTSLIGYAWHLWNEGRAMELVDPCIRESSPKDKALRCINIGMLCVQDSASHRPNMSNVVLMLESETTTLPLPSQPLVTSMRRSEDREFHMEGLDVSNDLTVTMVVGR
- the LOC107621497 gene encoding G-type lectin S-receptor-like serine/threonine-protein kinase B120 isoform X2, whose amino-acid sequence is MATVFYQHVSILFLLCFFFFLCFCAMFSAAAARSSITTAQFIRNRDNLVSDGNNFEMGFFTYDNYNNTYVGIWYYTIPQPYVIWVANRDYPIKGDGGAITIQQDGNLVIFDEQKRKVWSSNVTISANNKTTEAVLGDDGNLVLTLTDSGKKVWQSFEDPSDTYLPGMKVPANPSKGKKNFVFTSWKSAKDPSTGKYTMGVDPESLPQIVVWEAGERRWRSGYWNGGVFTGVDMTGSVLEGFTINKGDKSSYFSYSVPNGSDKVRFQITWDGYEKELKWDPSQKQWNETQRGPSNDCEVYNKCGSFSACDISSGSPVCKCLKGFQQRGGVGGGCKRVTPLKAEKTTSEVGVKEDGFQRRRCMRLPDFAQQGNPLGADNCESFCLKNSSCTAYANVSGIGCMVWYGELVDLQDFRGNVGETLFIRLAASDLVTDDGGKKNKIVIVTAIIAGLISIGIFVFIVWRCKAKLKLKVSSASCRKNSDVIPIYDASKSKEMSTEFSASADLSLEGNELSGPELPLFNFNCISIATDNFSQGNKLGEGGFGPVYKGKLPSGEQIAVKRLSRHSCQGLEEFKNEMMLIAKLQHRNLVRQMGCSIRGEEKLLVYEYMPNKSLDRFLFDPVKQTELDWARRYDIIEGIARGLLYLHRDSRLRIIHRDLKASNILLDENMNPKISDFGLARIFGGNQNEGNTTRVVGTYGYMAPEYAMEGLFSVKSDVYSFGVLLLEIVSGRRNTSFRHSDDTSLIGYAWHLWNEGRAMELVDPCIRESSPKDKALRCINIGMLCVQDSASHRPNMSNVVLMLESETTTLPLPSQPLVTSMRRSEDREFHMEGLDVSNDLTVTMVVGR
- the LOC107621497 gene encoding G-type lectin S-receptor-like serine/threonine-protein kinase B120 isoform X1; amino-acid sequence: MATVFYQHVSILFLLCFFFFLCFCAMFSAAAARSSITTAQFIRNRDNLVSDGNNFEMGFFTYDNYNNTYVGIWYYTIPQPYVIWVANRDYPIKGDGGAITIQQDGNLVIFDEQKRKVWSSNVTISANNKTTEAVLGDDGNLVLTLTDSGKKVWQSFEDPSDTYLPGMKVPANPSKGKKNFVFTSWKSAKDPSTGKYTMGVDPESLPQIVVWEAGERRWRSGYWNGGVFTGVDMTGSVLEGFTINKGDKSSYFSYSVPNGSDKVRFQITWDGYEKELKWDPSQKQWNETQRGPSNDCEVYNKCGSFSACDISSGSPVCKCLKGFQQRGGVGGGCKRVTPLKAEKTTSEVGVKEDGFQRRRCMRLPDFAQQGNPLGADNCESFCLKNSSCTAYANVSGIGCMVWYGELVDLQDFRGNVGETLFIRLAASDLVTDDGGKKNKIVIVTAIIAGLISIGIFVFIVWRCKAKLKLKAAVSSASCRKNSDVIPIYDASKSKEMSTEFSASADLSLEGNELSGPELPLFNFNCISIATDNFSQGNKLGEGGFGPVYKGKLPSGEQIAVKRLSRHSCQGLEEFKNEMMLIAKLQHRNLVRQMGCSIRGEEKLLVYEYMPNKSLDRFLFDPVKQTELDWARRYDIIEGIARGLLYLHRDSRLRIIHRDLKASNILLDENMNPKISDFGLARIFGGNQNEGNTTRVVGTYGYMAPEYAMEGLFSVKSDVYSFGVLLLEIVSGRRNTSFRHSDDTSLIGYAWHLWNEGRAMELVDPCIRESSPKDKALRCINIGMLCVQDSASHRPNMSNVVLMLESETTTLPLPSQPLVTSMRRSEDREFHMEGLDVSNDLTVTMVVGR
- the LOC107621497 gene encoding G-type lectin S-receptor-like serine/threonine-protein kinase B120 isoform X4 — translated: MATVFYQHVSILFLLCFFFFLCFCAMFSAAAARSSITTAQFIRNRDNLVSDGNNFEMGFFTYDNYNNTYVGIWYYTIPQPYVIWVANRDYPIKGDGGAITIQQDGNLVIFDEQKRKVWSSNVTISANNKTTEAVLGDDGNLVLTLTDSGKKVWQSFEDPSDTYLPGMKVPANPSKGKKNFVFTSWKSAKDPSTGKYTMGVDPESLPQIVVWEAGERRWRSGYWNGGVFTGVDMTGSVLEGFTINKGDKSSYFSYSVPNGSDKVRFQITWDGYEKELKWDPSQKQWNETQRGPSNDCEVYNKCGSFSACDISSGSPVCKCLKGFQQRGGVGGGCKRVTPLKAEKTTSEVGVKEDGFQRRRCMRLPDFAQQGNPLGADNCESFCLKNSSCTAYANVSGIGCMVWYGELVDLQDFRGNVGETLFIRLAASDLDDGGKKNKIVIVTAIIAGLISIGIFVFIVWRCKAKLKLKVSSASCRKNSDVIPIYDASKSKEMSTEFSASADLSLEGNELSGPELPLFNFNCISIATDNFSQGNKLGEGGFGPVYKGKLPSGEQIAVKRLSRHSCQGLEEFKNEMMLIAKLQHRNLVRQMGCSIRGEEKLLVYEYMPNKSLDRFLFDPVKQTELDWARRYDIIEGIARGLLYLHRDSRLRIIHRDLKASNILLDENMNPKISDFGLARIFGGNQNEGNTTRVVGTYGYMAPEYAMEGLFSVKSDVYSFGVLLLEIVSGRRNTSFRHSDDTSLIGYAWHLWNEGRAMELVDPCIRESSPKDKALRCINIGMLCVQDSASHRPNMSNVVLMLESETTTLPLPSQPLVTSMRRSEDREFHMEGLDVSNDLTVTMVVGR